From Solwaraspora sp. WMMD792, a single genomic window includes:
- a CDS encoding DUF6011 domain-containing protein, with protein MTARPPARPDLPPVLCLDCATPLTDPKARARRVGSLCWRRRRAEARRQEQAAAASVLPDPVRVRGGRDAGHDGPTLVDPAGVIEEASR; from the coding sequence GTGACCGCGCGCCCGCCGGCCCGGCCGGACCTGCCTCCGGTGCTGTGCCTGGACTGCGCGACGCCGCTCACCGACCCCAAAGCGCGGGCGCGTCGGGTCGGATCGCTGTGCTGGCGGCGCCGGCGGGCCGAGGCCCGCCGCCAGGAACAGGCGGCGGCCGCCTCGGTGCTCCCCGACCCGGTGCGGGTGCGTGGCGGCCGCGACGCCGGCCACGACGGACCAACGCTCGTCGACCCGGCCGGCGTCATCGAGGAGGCATCCCGGTGA